One Psychrobacillus glaciei genomic region harbors:
- a CDS encoding response regulator translates to MLKAIMVDDEILAIELLEAMLKEIGGIKIIGKFSNPLEGLESLEALQPDILFLDIEMKEMNGIKLAEKIESLDFQADIVFVTAYDEYALEAFNVQAVDYILKPIEKSRLEKTVRRIGQRRKQPNLPPNKSPLLHASFLGGFRVDHQQEAIKWRTKKVKEFCAYLIHQDKPVHREKIMEELWPDRTIDKASAMLHTSVYHLRKELKNHGFHDSIKYVDERYSLSIAFNSDVQNLQKVLNQTHVKPEDVKQLIDLYKNHYLAEEYYDWALEEREQLQKRVEQFLEKFIAFNQMDEKTDSVLKEAIDKLIEMDPWEERYTTHLVQYYIQQGNPRTAMQVYHNYKAILWNQLGVKPQKKLEDLMKSI, encoded by the coding sequence ATGTTAAAAGCCATAATGGTCGATGACGAAATTTTAGCAATTGAGTTATTAGAAGCGATGCTAAAAGAAATTGGAGGAATCAAAATTATAGGCAAGTTCTCCAATCCGTTAGAAGGATTGGAAAGTTTGGAAGCACTTCAACCTGATATACTATTTCTGGATATCGAAATGAAAGAGATGAACGGAATAAAACTAGCAGAAAAAATCGAATCATTGGATTTTCAAGCGGATATCGTATTCGTTACAGCCTATGATGAATATGCACTTGAAGCATTTAATGTCCAAGCTGTGGACTACATTCTAAAGCCAATTGAAAAAAGTCGCTTAGAAAAAACCGTGCGTAGAATTGGTCAGCGTAGAAAACAGCCAAATCTACCTCCTAATAAGTCGCCATTACTTCATGCTAGTTTTCTTGGGGGTTTCCGTGTAGACCATCAACAAGAAGCGATTAAGTGGAGAACCAAAAAGGTAAAAGAGTTCTGTGCCTATCTCATTCATCAAGATAAACCTGTACACCGGGAAAAGATTATGGAAGAACTATGGCCGGATCGAACAATAGATAAAGCATCTGCAATGTTGCACACGAGTGTATACCACTTACGGAAAGAATTGAAAAATCACGGATTCCACGATTCGATTAAATATGTAGATGAGCGTTATTCTTTGTCCATTGCGTTTAATAGTGATGTACAGAATCTCCAAAAGGTGTTAAATCAAACACATGTTAAACCCGAAGATGTAAAGCAGCTGATAGATTTATATAAGAATCATTATTTAGCCGAAGAATATTATGATTGGGCTTTGGAAGAACGAGAACAGTTGCAGAAAAGGGTAGAACAGTTTTTAGAGAAGTTTATCGCTTTTAATCAGATGGATGAAAAAACAGACAGCGTATTAAAAGAAGCCATAGACAAGCTGATAGAGATGGATCCTTGGGAAGAAAGATACACAACGCATTTGGTTCAGTATTATATACAACAGGGAAACCCGCGAACAGCCATGCAAGTCTACCATAACTATAAAGCGATTCTTTGGAACCAGTTAGGAGTAAAGCCACAGAAAAAACTAGAAGATTTGATGAAAAGTATATAA